A stretch of the Pseudorasbora parva isolate DD20220531a chromosome 13, ASM2467924v1, whole genome shotgun sequence genome encodes the following:
- the tbc1d25 gene encoding TBC1 domain family member 25 gives MSAEEERGVVRVKVKKCEGVLPVEFRSFAVDPQITSLEVLQHILIRAFELNGKRNFGISYLSRDRGGVEVYVSLLSDWDLDAAFVSAAKPFLQLKMDIKPSEDSPVLEDWDIISPKDVIGSDQLQGEKRSLASAALPFTQSLLSQVGRTLSRVQQALSWSYGEEVKPFKPPLSDTEFHSYLNSQGQLTRPEELRLRIYHGGVEPSLRKVVWRYLLNVYPDGLTGQERMDYMKRKTREYDQLKSEWTARASSEDLEFIRGNVLKDVLRTDRAHPYYAGSEDSPHLTALTDLLTTFAITHPQVSYCQGMSDIASPILAVMDNEAHAFICFCGIMKRLEGNFRPDGQLMSIKFQHLKLLLQYSDPEFYAYLVSKGADDLFFCYRWLLLELKREFAFDDALRMLEVTWSSLPPDPPETEVELLGPAFEADQPNSSQNVHQNVDMEEMEEKLTERQRRRHMLRPSREEADGGRSLVIEEEKGPRKEGEGEYGVDDMVKNDVTAQAPSFEKQASFGEFKYYSGRNEDSFEMNENDCSDPTLSPVQFQSAHSTLQFSVRQSTEESEDDPGEQEPLICDHTPSSPGQRDSPNGQAASPASSLPSCLPNWKSSSNQSLEASNSATSWRTASPDALSKCTSSSSSGDKPVSPDKPSGGSMSSQGVINGTGSPSPSMVAGKSLLASPSQGYNRSLLSSPVLSFSKSPSLPKAFSSNLPSPCRPTGSGLTSPNSNKPEGGGVKPCSLPPPQEFGKGNPFMLFLCLSILLEHRDHIVKNSLDYNELAMHFDRLVRRHNLGRILQRAKALFADYLQSEVWDSEEGDEVSLDSPVTAETSPQTPTTRPPFLNVQPSQGAFPNSTYNLANTIPSPTTPIALSPSAS, from the exons ATGTCGGCTGAGGAGGAGAGGGGGGTAGTTCGTGTCAAAGTCAAG AAGTGTGAAGGGGTGTTACCGGTGGAGTTCCGCTCCTTTGCTGTTGATCCTCAAATAACCTCATTAGAGGTGTTGCAACATATCCTGATACGAGCCTTTGAGCTGAATGG GAAACGCAATTTTGGGATTAGTTACCTGTCCCGTGACCGGGGAGGTGTGGAGGTCTACGTGTCTCTGCTTTCTGACTGGGATTTAGATGCTGCGTTTGTCAGCGCAGCAAAGCCTTTCCTCCAGCTAAAGATGGACATCAAACCATCAGAGGACA GTCCCGTTTTAGAGGATTGGGACATAATAAGCCCTAAGGATGTGATTGGCTCAGATCAGTTGCAGGGAGAGAAGAGGTCATTGGCGTCTGCTGCGCTTCCCTTCACACAGTCGCTGCTGTCCCAG GTGGGTCGCACTCTATCGCGTGTGCAGCAGGCCTTGAGTTGGTCCTATGGGGAGGAGGTGAAACCATTCAAGCCTCCCTTAAGTGATACTGAATTCCACAGTTACCTGAACAGCCAAGGTCAACTGACCCGGCCAGAAGAACTAAGACTTCGTATATATCATGGTGGGGTTGAGCCATCTTTACGCAAG GTTGTTTGGCGATACCTCCTTAACGTATACCCAGATGGTCTGACAGGGCAGGAGAGAATGGATTACATGAAGAGGAAGACGAGAGAGTATGACCAGCTGAAGAGTGAATGGACAGCACGGGCCAGCTCAGAGGATCTGGAGTTCATTCGTGGAAACGTTCTAAAAGATGTTCTTCGAACAGACCGAGCGCATCCTTACTATGCAGGTTCAGAGGACAGCCCACATCTCACCGCCTTGACCGACCTCCTCACCACCTTTGCTATTACACACCCACAG GTGTCTTATTGCCAAGGCATGAGCGACATTGCCTCGCCAATCCTTGCCGTCATGGACAACGAAGCTCATGCCTTTATCTGCTTCTGTGGCATTATGAAACGTCTTGAAGGCAATTTCCGCCCTGATGGACAACTCATGTCCATTAAGTTCCAGCATCTCAAGTTGCTTCTGCAGTATTCAGACCCAGAGTTTTATGCCTACTTAGTCTCAAAAGGTGCTGATGATCTGTTTTTCTGTTACCGCTGGCTGCTTTTGGAGCTGAAACGTGAATTTGCTTTTGATGATGCCCTGCGAATGCTGGAGGTCACTTGGAGCTCCTTGCCACCTGATCCCCCTGAGACAGAGGTGGAGCTTCTGGGGCCAGCGTTTGAGGCAGATCAGCCCAACAGCTCACAGAATGTCCATCAGAATGTGGACATGGAGGAGATGGAAGAAAAGCTGACAGAAAGGCAGAGGAGACGCCACATGCTAAGACCGTCTCGAGAGGAGGCAGATGGGGGGCGTTCCCTGGTCATTGAGGAGGAGAAGGGGCCACGGAAGGAAGGCGAAGGAGAGTATGGTGTAGATGACATGGTCAAGAATGATGTCACCGCTCAGGCTCCTTCGTTTGAAAAACAGGCCAGTTTTGGGGAATTCAAGTATTATAGTGGCCGTAACGAGGACAGCTTTGAGATGAATGAGAATGATTGTTCCGATCCCACGTTATCTCCTGTACAGTTTCAGTCTGCACACTCTACGTTGCAATTCTCAGTCCGCCAGTCAACAGAGGAAAGTGAGGATGACCCTGGAGAGCAGGAACCTCTTATCTGTGATCAtacgccatcatctccaggacAAAGAGACTCCCCCAATGGTCAGGCCGCTTCCCCAGCATCATCTCTTCCGTCCTGTCTACCAAATTGGAAAAGTAGCTCCAATCAGTCACTGGAAGCATCTAATTCTGCAACCAGTTGGAGAACAGCATCTCCTGATGCCCTGTCAAAATGCACATCCTCTTCCTCTAGTGGGGACAAACCTGTGTCTCCTGATAAACCTTCTGGGGGATCCATGTCCTCACAAGGTGTAATAAACGGAACTGGGTCTCCATCTCCATCAATGGTCGCAGGAAAATCTTTATTGGCATCTCCCTCGCAGGGTTACAATCGTTCACTTCTCTCTTCGCCCGTTTTATCTTTCAGCAAGTCCCCGTCTTTGCCCAAAGCATTCTCCAGCAATCTCCCCTCACCATGCAGACCCACTGGGTCTGGCTTAACCTCTCCAAACTCAAACAAACCAGAAGGAGGTGGCGTTAAACCCTGCTCGCTTCCCCCTCCGCAAGAGTTTGGGAAAGGGAATCCCTTCATGCTTTTCCTTTGCCTTTCTATCCTGCTGGAACACCGTGACCACATTGTCAAAAACAGCCTAGATTACAATGAGCTGGCCATGCACTTTGACCGCCTGGTCCGTCGCCACAACCTCGGGCGTATTCTGCAACGAGCTAAGGCCCTCTTTGCAGACTACCTGCAGAGTGAAGTATGGGACTCAGAGGAAGGGGATGAAGTCAGCTTGGACTCCCCAGTCACAGCAGAGACATCCCCTCAAACACCCACCACTAGGCCCCCTTTCCTCAATGTACAACCCTCTCAGGGTGCCTTCCCAAATTCAACTTATAATCTGGCCAATACCATTCCCTCTCCAACAACACCTATTGCCCTTTCTCCGTCCGCTTCTTGA